One stretch of Pradoshia sp. D12 DNA includes these proteins:
- a CDS encoding ABC transporter substrate-binding protein, with amino-acid sequence MLKKQNYLFLFMLMLTLSMLMFGCSSTEDDSNQKKEVSESTSTAFPVEVRDGSGESIKIEEKPDTIVSLLPSNTETAYALGLGEKIIGVSDYCNFPTEAADKPKVGGLEINIEKVLELNPDLLLLSASHFNNAKDTIKQFQTAGIDVIIVPDANSFDGAYGTIELIAKATGTSDKADEIISDMKKEVAEIKEKASAIKDKKKVWIEVSSSPDLYTAANGTYIDEMLDIIQAENIAADQEGWVTMNEEQVIDRNPDVILTTYGYYIENPEEKVYGRKAWSEVPAVQNKQVYDVDNDTVSRPGPRLTEGLQLIAEEIYPEIFK; translated from the coding sequence ATGCTAAAAAAGCAAAACTATTTATTTTTATTTATGCTAATGCTTACGCTATCTATGTTAATGTTTGGGTGTTCGTCAACTGAAGATGACTCAAACCAGAAGAAAGAGGTTTCTGAATCAACGTCCACAGCCTTTCCTGTTGAGGTAAGGGATGGATCCGGAGAAAGCATCAAGATTGAGGAAAAGCCGGACACGATCGTATCCTTGCTGCCAAGCAATACTGAAACGGCCTATGCACTAGGTCTTGGAGAGAAAATCATTGGTGTATCAGATTATTGTAATTTTCCTACAGAAGCTGCTGACAAACCTAAGGTCGGCGGGTTAGAAATCAATATTGAAAAAGTGTTGGAATTAAATCCGGATCTTTTATTGCTTTCTGCCAGTCATTTTAATAATGCTAAGGATACCATTAAACAATTCCAGACAGCTGGTATTGATGTTATTATCGTACCTGACGCCAATTCGTTTGATGGTGCATATGGAACAATTGAATTGATTGCTAAAGCAACCGGAACATCAGACAAAGCTGATGAAATTATTTCGGATATGAAAAAAGAAGTAGCAGAAATTAAAGAGAAAGCAAGTGCTATAAAAGATAAGAAGAAGGTTTGGATTGAAGTATCTTCCTCACCGGATTTATATACAGCGGCTAACGGAACCTATATAGACGAAATGCTTGATATCATTCAGGCAGAGAATATTGCCGCTGATCAAGAGGGTTGGGTAACAATGAATGAAGAACAAGTCATTGATCGCAATCCTGATGTTATTCTTACTACATATGGCTATTATATTGAAAATCCAGAAGAAAAGGTATATGGAAGAAAAGCTTGGTCCGAGGTACCTGCCGTTCAAAATAAGCAGGTTTATGATGTAGATAATGACACAGTGTCAAGACCGGGACCACGTTTAACAGAAGGCTTGCAATTGATAGCTGAAGAAATCTATCCTGAAATATTTAAATAA
- a CDS encoding ABC transporter permease: MRLWMLVLVTIILSFISLFIGAIDIKPSDLLDLDSDKTQIFLMSRLPRLMAIILAGAGMGIAGLIMQSLSRNKFVSPTTAGTLDAAKLGVIVSMVFFTNMSYMGQILFSFAFALIGTFIFMNLLERIKFKDVIFVPLIGIMYGNIIGAISTFIGYEADVLQNVDTFFLGSFTLIVSGRYELLYVAVPAIIIAYLYANKFTVAGMGEDFAKNLGLSYRTVLNIGLVIVAVISTTVILTVGIIPFLGLIVPNLVSLYLGDNLRKTIPHTIFMGAAFLLACDILSRLIVHPYEIPVNTTVAVIGSAIFLIMLFRGKAYAKK; encoded by the coding sequence ATGAGACTATGGATGTTAGTATTAGTAACTATTATCCTATCCTTTATTTCGCTATTTATAGGGGCTATTGATATTAAACCGAGTGATTTACTAGATTTAGATTCAGACAAGACGCAAATCTTCTTGATGAGTCGATTACCACGGTTAATGGCCATTATTTTAGCTGGTGCAGGAATGGGAATTGCGGGCTTAATTATGCAAAGCTTAAGCCGAAACAAGTTTGTATCACCGACAACGGCTGGTACGCTAGATGCAGCAAAACTAGGTGTCATTGTCTCTATGGTGTTTTTTACTAATATGTCCTATATGGGGCAAATACTATTTAGTTTTGCATTCGCATTAATTGGTACATTTATTTTTATGAATTTACTTGAGCGCATTAAATTCAAAGATGTCATATTCGTCCCTCTTATCGGAATTATGTACGGTAATATCATCGGGGCGATTTCAACATTCATTGGATATGAAGCGGATGTTCTGCAAAATGTAGATACGTTTTTCTTGGGGAGTTTTACCTTGATCGTTTCAGGACGCTATGAACTGTTGTATGTAGCGGTTCCAGCAATTATCATTGCTTATCTATATGCAAATAAATTCACAGTAGCTGGTATGGGTGAGGATTTTGCGAAAAACCTGGGTTTAAGTTATCGTACAGTGTTAAACATTGGTCTAGTTATCGTAGCGGTAATTTCTACAACAGTCATTTTAACGGTAGGGATTATTCCGTTTTTAGGGTTGATTGTACCAAATCTGGTTTCCCTTTATCTGGGCGATAATTTACGTAAAACAATCCCTCATACAATATTCATGGGGGCGGCATTCTTATTGGCATGTGATATTCTAAGCCGATTGATTGTCCATCCATATGAGATACCTGTAAATACTACAGTTGCAGTAATTGGCAGTGCGATCTTCTTAATTATGTTGTTTAGGGGGAAAGCATATGCGAAAAAATAG
- a CDS encoding acyl-CoA dehydrogenase family protein: protein MVSFLPSEEEKAFVDVAKDFAIQKIRPYARQTEKNQGVSEDVVRKLSDLGLLNLELPESFGGLELPLVSQVQIVEALAYGDLDTIQGLPGAGEGASFIRLKEDHNAFSFYQTQCGTGICPTVAFLYPNQHKLQIKKIDNGYIVDGETSPLKNVRKAEYLLIAGTATNGEAVLLWIDQENNHSWKVLDGDYRLGLLSAGFSRIQLNEVSVSNNNILASGIDAETWMNEAMSRVRTLEAAKEIGVMAAALDYTVKYTSQRKAFGVEIAKFQGVSFNLAQMAIQTGAARHLVLYAAKQIDEGETDAVFHSIQALKKAHQSLRYVTDSAVQLLGGHGYVQDHPVEKWMRDAQAQVGWFEQEGDLEIRAGNWIMYGKERGMSNDHIRVDATSKSS, encoded by the coding sequence TTGGTTTCTTTTTTACCAAGTGAGGAAGAAAAGGCATTTGTTGATGTAGCTAAGGATTTTGCGATTCAAAAGATTCGTCCCTATGCCAGGCAAACGGAAAAGAATCAGGGGGTAAGTGAGGACGTGGTCAGAAAGTTGAGTGACCTTGGATTATTAAATCTGGAACTGCCTGAATCATTCGGTGGCCTGGAATTGCCGCTCGTTTCCCAGGTACAGATTGTTGAGGCGCTTGCTTATGGTGACCTTGATACTATTCAGGGGCTTCCAGGAGCCGGGGAGGGAGCATCGTTTATTCGACTAAAAGAGGATCATAATGCATTTTCTTTTTACCAAACTCAATGTGGAACGGGAATTTGCCCAACAGTCGCCTTTCTTTATCCAAATCAACATAAACTCCAAATAAAAAAAATAGACAATGGATACATCGTTGATGGAGAAACGAGTCCGCTGAAAAATGTCAGAAAGGCTGAATATCTATTAATTGCAGGAACTGCCACTAATGGTGAAGCGGTATTGCTCTGGATAGATCAAGAAAATAACCATTCTTGGAAAGTGCTTGACGGTGATTATCGTTTGGGGCTATTGAGTGCTGGCTTTTCGAGAATTCAGCTTAATGAAGTAAGCGTTTCCAATAATAATATTTTGGCTAGTGGAATAGATGCTGAAACTTGGATGAATGAAGCAATGAGCCGTGTACGAACATTAGAGGCTGCCAAAGAAATTGGTGTTATGGCAGCTGCGCTTGATTACACAGTTAAATATACCTCCCAGAGAAAAGCGTTTGGGGTAGAAATCGCAAAATTCCAGGGTGTTTCTTTTAACCTTGCACAAATGGCTATCCAGACGGGTGCAGCAAGGCATCTTGTTTTATATGCGGCAAAACAAATTGATGAAGGTGAAACTGATGCTGTTTTCCACAGTATCCAGGCACTTAAAAAAGCCCATCAATCGCTTCGATATGTAACAGATTCAGCTGTACAGCTCCTTGGTGGGCATGGATATGTTCAGGACCATCCTGTTGAGAAGTGGATGAGGGACGCTCAGGCACAAGTCGGTTGGTTTGAACAAGAGGGCGATTTAGAAATCAGGGCAGGAAACTGGATCATGTATGGTAAGGAGAGGGGGATGAGTAATGATCACATACGAGTTGACGCCACATCAAAGTCAAGTTAA
- a CDS encoding antibiotic biosynthesis monooxygenase family protein, translated as MFVQIRKWIVTEGNSDKILERFKKKPDQGPSLIEQREGFISRELLVKKTTRGEEEVVMIIRWESEEAWKAWEKSPEHIAGHKAKIKEHGGKPPKPEYVINMEHGNYLVVE; from the coding sequence ATGTTTGTTCAAATCCGTAAGTGGATAGTGACAGAGGGAAATTCAGACAAGATATTGGAACGCTTCAAAAAGAAGCCAGATCAAGGTCCGTCGTTAATTGAGCAGCGTGAAGGCTTTATAAGTCGGGAGTTATTAGTGAAAAAAACAACGCGTGGGGAAGAAGAAGTTGTCATGATTATCCGCTGGGAATCAGAGGAAGCATGGAAAGCATGGGAAAAGAGCCCTGAGCATATCGCTGGCCATAAAGCGAAAATCAAGGAGCACGGAGGTAAGCCCCCAAAGCCAGAATACGTAATCAATATGGAACATGGCAATTACCTTGTAGTCGAATAA
- a CDS encoding TetR/AcrR family transcriptional regulator, whose translation MIRMLYVNDLPTEARDKMLYAALQLFTTRGYKNTSVLDIVEYAHVSKTTFYQQFGNKETLIVALCESLIGEVAEEIKLAALREPRIGYKAYAGIFRYLEICFSNKAVANFILLESVGVSFEVELVRREALKSFADLIFVFAYREFPENVNEQEVRIISQAMVGAINEVVIQKFREPNHQKTDVEYLARLLNRLVMRSFSSLSN comes from the coding sequence ATGATAAGAATGTTATATGTAAATGACCTGCCGACCGAAGCAAGAGATAAAATGCTATATGCAGCCCTCCAATTATTCACTACAAGAGGTTACAAGAATACATCAGTTCTGGACATAGTTGAGTATGCACATGTCTCGAAAACAACGTTCTACCAACAATTCGGCAATAAAGAGACTTTGATTGTTGCGCTTTGTGAAAGTTTGATTGGAGAAGTTGCAGAAGAGATTAAGCTTGCGGCTTTACGGGAACCACGAATTGGTTATAAAGCATATGCCGGAATTTTTCGCTATTTGGAAATTTGCTTTTCCAATAAGGCTGTTGCCAATTTTATTTTACTCGAATCAGTCGGAGTTTCATTCGAAGTAGAACTGGTCAGACGAGAAGCACTTAAAAGTTTCGCAGATCTCATCTTTGTTTTTGCCTATCGGGAGTTTCCGGAGAATGTGAATGAACAGGAAGTTAGGATCATCTCTCAGGCAATGGTTGGAGCAATCAATGAGGTCGTCATTCAAAAATTCCGGGAACCAAATCACCAAAAGACAGATGTAGAATATCTTGCTAGATTATTAAACCGATTGGTCATGCGTTCATTTAGCAGTCTCTCAAATTAA
- a CDS encoding ABC transporter ATP-binding protein has protein sequence MIDIKGLSKSFGKKSVIENVTLQIQPRAITSFIGPNGAGKSTLLSMVSRLLDADTGEVFLDQTDVKKMKSDAFAKRVAILRQTNHLNIRLTVRELVSFGRYPYSKGRLNADDERIVDQALEYLNLTDMQDKLLDELSGGQKQRAFISMVIAQDTDYILLDEPLNNLDMKHSVQIMKILRKLVDELGKTVVIVLHDINFASVYSDRIVALKDGRLIKDGPAHEIINSESLRDVYDMHIPVQEQDGCRICVYFNSH, from the coding sequence ATGATTGATATTAAAGGGCTTTCTAAAAGCTTTGGGAAAAAATCTGTTATTGAAAATGTAACATTGCAAATCCAACCAAGAGCTATCACTTCTTTTATTGGTCCAAATGGCGCTGGTAAATCAACGTTATTATCAATGGTGAGCCGTCTCTTAGATGCTGATACAGGTGAAGTATTTTTAGATCAAACTGACGTTAAGAAAATGAAATCAGATGCTTTTGCAAAGCGGGTGGCTATTTTAAGGCAGACCAATCACTTGAATATTCGTTTAACCGTACGCGAGCTTGTTTCTTTTGGACGCTATCCATATTCAAAAGGGCGGCTGAATGCAGATGATGAACGAATTGTAGACCAAGCACTGGAGTATTTAAATTTAACAGATATGCAGGATAAGCTGTTGGATGAGTTATCAGGCGGTCAAAAACAACGTGCCTTTATTTCAATGGTTATTGCACAAGATACGGATTATATTTTATTAGATGAGCCATTAAACAATCTGGATATGAAACACTCTGTGCAAATTATGAAAATACTGCGCAAGCTGGTAGATGAGTTAGGGAAAACGGTTGTAATTGTCTTGCATGATATCAACTTTGCTTCTGTATACTCTGATCGCATAGTGGCGTTAAAGGATGGGCGTCTGATAAAGGACGGTCCAGCGCATGAGATTATTAACTCAGAATCCTTGCGTGATGTATATGACATGCATATTCCTGTACAAGAGCAAGATGGATGTCGTATATGTGTATACTTTAATTCACATTAG
- a CDS encoding YeeE/YedE family protein — MIQIISYGLIVGLLLGFVLQRGRFCVVGAYRDLLLARDGRMFLATMIVIAIQAIGVYALAANGIITIQADAFPWLGTIVGGFIFGIGMVLAGGCATGTWYRAGEGLIGSWIALGGYALGAAMTKFGILSAVGGNVLSYRTSDTYIHETFNLSPWVLVIAFALLIGFFVYRNLKQPKLPSFKMKQQKTGIAHILFEKRWHPFITALLVGLIAILAWPLSEATGRMAGLGITTPTAQLLTFFVNGDTSLLNWGVFLVLGIGLGSYIAARGSNEFKWRLPDKRTLAYNASGGLIMGFGASLAGGCTIGNGLVNTALFTWQGWVAVVFFLLGTWTATYFTIIRKQKKQKAGTGNTAVA; from the coding sequence ATGATACAAATTATTAGTTATGGCCTTATCGTCGGACTTCTCTTAGGCTTTGTCTTACAAAGAGGACGTTTTTGTGTTGTCGGAGCATACCGTGACCTGCTTCTCGCTAGGGATGGACGCATGTTTCTCGCAACCATGATCGTTATTGCCATTCAGGCAATTGGTGTATATGCACTTGCAGCTAACGGAATCATCACCATCCAAGCGGATGCATTTCCGTGGTTAGGAACGATTGTTGGCGGATTTATCTTCGGAATTGGTATGGTTCTAGCCGGAGGATGTGCTACTGGTACTTGGTATCGGGCTGGTGAAGGGTTAATTGGGAGCTGGATTGCATTAGGCGGCTATGCACTTGGTGCCGCAATGACTAAGTTTGGGATATTAAGCGCTGTGGGCGGAAATGTACTATCCTATAGAACCAGCGATACGTATATCCATGAAACTTTCAACCTATCTCCATGGGTACTTGTCATTGCTTTTGCATTACTTATTGGATTTTTCGTATACCGTAACTTAAAACAGCCTAAGCTGCCATCCTTTAAAATGAAACAACAGAAAACAGGGATTGCCCATATTTTATTTGAGAAACGCTGGCATCCATTCATCACGGCGCTGCTCGTTGGCCTCATCGCTATTCTTGCATGGCCTTTAAGTGAAGCAACAGGGCGAATGGCCGGTCTTGGGATCACAACTCCAACCGCACAGTTGTTAACATTCTTTGTTAATGGTGATACATCCCTATTAAACTGGGGAGTTTTCCTTGTACTTGGTATTGGCCTTGGATCCTATATTGCCGCTCGCGGCAGCAATGAATTCAAATGGCGCCTTCCGGATAAAAGAACACTTGCATACAATGCTAGCGGTGGACTTATCATGGGCTTTGGTGCATCGCTTGCAGGCGGATGTACCATCGGAAATGGGCTTGTAAATACTGCTCTGTTTACTTGGCAAGGCTGGGTTGCTGTTGTCTTCTTCTTATTAGGAACATGGACGGCTACTTACTTTACAATTATCCGAAAACAAAAAAAACAAAAAGCAGGTACCGGTAATACAGCGGTGGCCTAA
- a CDS encoding polysaccharide deacetylase family protein, whose translation MRTLSVLTLLIIQLLIPSETFAKTAYLSFDDGPSNITQEILDILKVQDVKATFFVTGTASPGHMYLYKDIVKNGHALGLHSYSHNYSKIYRSKDTFFKDITQLEEFLEREVGVSPKILRFPGGSNNYVAKQYAGTDLMDQLKTEVIKRGYKYYDWNCDANDGLNPPIPEKKLLKLIMQGVGEKENLYILLHDFNGNTTIVDGLPEIIRRLKHKGYTFKIMDESTPTFEF comes from the coding sequence ATGCGTACTCTATCTGTTCTCACATTGCTCATTATCCAGCTTCTTATTCCGTCTGAAACATTTGCAAAGACAGCCTACCTCAGTTTTGATGATGGTCCCTCAAACATCACACAGGAAATCCTCGATATCCTCAAAGTTCAGGATGTTAAGGCAACCTTTTTTGTAACGGGAACAGCCAGCCCGGGACATATGTATTTATATAAAGATATCGTAAAAAATGGACACGCTCTTGGACTGCATTCCTATTCTCATAATTATTCCAAAATCTATCGATCCAAGGATACTTTTTTTAAAGACATTACTCAACTGGAAGAATTTTTGGAAAGGGAAGTAGGCGTAAGCCCGAAAATCCTACGATTCCCCGGCGGCTCCAATAACTATGTCGCAAAACAATATGCCGGGACTGATTTAATGGATCAATTAAAGACTGAGGTAATAAAAAGAGGATATAAATATTATGATTGGAACTGCGATGCTAACGATGGATTAAATCCTCCAATTCCAGAAAAAAAATTACTTAAATTAATTATGCAAGGGGTAGGTGAAAAAGAAAATCTCTATATCCTCCTGCATGATTTTAACGGCAATACAACAATCGTGGATGGGCTTCCGGAAATCATTCGCCGTCTGAAACATAAGGGATACACCTTTAAAATAATGGATGAGTCCACACCAACTTTTGAATTTTAA
- a CDS encoding sulfurtransferase TusA family protein, which produces MAKVLETNGMVCPFPLEEAKVAMVEMAVGEELIINFDCTQGTESIPRWAAKEGHEITNFEQTGSAEWQIVLKKGQ; this is translated from the coding sequence ATGGCAAAAGTACTCGAGACAAACGGAATGGTTTGCCCCTTCCCACTAGAAGAGGCGAAAGTGGCAATGGTAGAAATGGCTGTTGGCGAAGAATTAATCATCAATTTTGATTGCACCCAAGGAACAGAAAGCATTCCGCGCTGGGCCGCAAAAGAAGGTCATGAGATTACTAATTTTGAACAAACAGGCAGTGCCGAATGGCAAATCGTCTTGAAAAAAGGCCAATAA
- a CDS encoding DUF6509 family protein, giving the protein MIEIQSYTVEKLEDPFGILSGERFEYVLEISVPEEDELYTDKGLLLRVIYVMDENQDQISKYEFIESETQSILDFELEEDELSMVLQFCREHTDVEYEEE; this is encoded by the coding sequence ATGATCGAGATACAAAGTTATACAGTTGAGAAACTGGAAGACCCGTTTGGTATCCTTTCTGGAGAAAGGTTCGAATATGTACTGGAGATTTCCGTTCCCGAGGAAGATGAACTATATACCGATAAGGGTCTTCTGTTGCGTGTTATATATGTAATGGATGAAAATCAGGACCAAATTTCAAAATATGAGTTTATAGAAAGTGAAACACAAAGTATTTTGGATTTTGAGCTTGAGGAAGATGAATTATCGATGGTTTTACAATTTTGCAGGGAACATACTGATGTTGAATATGAAGAAGAATGA
- a CDS encoding iron chelate uptake ABC transporter family permease subunit — protein MRKNSVKLIILAVIAIGCMALFAFYNIQGGFSYAFPKRIERIVAMVITGTAIAYASVIFQTITHNRLLTPSVMGIDSMYEVVQTVIYFTAGSASIFVVSRYLNFSVAIIAMVVFALILYRFLFRADKYPIFLLLLAGMILGTLLGSLVTFMQVLIDPVEYESLQARLFASFMNVKTELLSIAIVILCTAFIYGYRLLRDLDVVSLGRDNAINLGVAYDKIVLKVLILSSVLIATSTALVGPVTFLGLIVANLAYQYLATYKHSILIIGASLISIIALVGGQFLVQHVFHLNTTISVVINFVGGIYFIYLLLRESRKAG, from the coding sequence ATGCGAAAAAATAGTGTAAAGCTAATTATTTTAGCTGTTATTGCAATTGGATGTATGGCTTTATTTGCTTTCTATAATATTCAGGGCGGTTTTAGTTACGCCTTTCCAAAGCGTATTGAGCGCATAGTTGCTATGGTTATTACCGGAACGGCAATTGCGTATGCAAGTGTTATATTCCAAACCATTACACATAACCGTTTATTAACACCATCTGTTATGGGGATCGACTCGATGTATGAAGTCGTTCAAACTGTCATTTATTTTACGGCAGGGTCGGCTTCAATCTTCGTTGTAAGCCGTTACTTAAACTTTAGTGTAGCAATCATTGCGATGGTAGTATTCGCATTGATTTTGTATCGTTTTTTATTCAGGGCAGATAAATATCCAATTTTTCTTCTATTATTAGCAGGTATGATACTTGGAACATTACTCGGAAGTCTGGTAACGTTCATGCAAGTTCTAATTGATCCTGTGGAATATGAAAGTTTGCAAGCTCGCTTGTTTGCCAGCTTTATGAACGTGAAGACGGAATTACTGAGCATTGCTATTGTTATTTTATGTACCGCCTTTATATATGGCTATCGGTTATTACGTGATTTAGATGTTGTATCACTAGGTCGAGATAACGCGATTAATCTTGGTGTCGCCTATGATAAAATCGTGCTGAAAGTGCTGATTCTATCGTCTGTTTTAATCGCTACTTCTACCGCACTGGTTGGACCTGTAACATTTTTAGGATTAATTGTGGCGAATTTAGCCTATCAATATTTGGCTACATATAAGCATTCGATATTAATCATTGGGGCAAGCTTGATCAGTATTATTGCGCTTGTCGGAGGACAATTTCTTGTTCAGCATGTTTTCCATTTGAATACAACGATTAGTGTCGTTATTAACTTTGTCGGTGGGATTTACTTTATTTACTTATTACTAAGGGAAAGTAGGAAAGCAGGATGA
- a CDS encoding siderophore ABC transporter substrate-binding protein: MKKWKTLTALAALTLMLTACNSGDESTTGESSETKPTEEKETVESSKFPMTVSSLTESREDEEKGTTTTFEEVKLDKMPERIIALDYGFLDTLDALGVEGIVGVAAGGGKGNMPAHLKEKYVAEGVADVGTLKQIDFEAVAAAEPDVIFISGRQTPFYEQLKEITPNVIFIGSDNDNYIEAVYETVDLAAQIFDKEEKGKELKASLQEKVDAVKEKAAGYENALVAMYNDKKISGFDNGEDSRFAYVYNDFGFKPATTDIEASSHGSDFSYESILSVDPEVLLIIDRTASDVETIKKDIENDIIKKTSAYKEGKIVYLDGVNWYFSSNGVTTEAEKLDEILNELK, from the coding sequence ATGAAGAAATGGAAAACTTTAACTGCTTTGGCAGCGTTAACATTAATGTTGACAGCTTGTAACTCAGGTGACGAGTCAACAACAGGGGAGTCTTCTGAGACAAAACCAACAGAAGAAAAAGAAACTGTCGAAAGTTCTAAATTTCCAATGACAGTATCTTCCTTAACAGAATCACGTGAAGATGAAGAAAAGGGTACGACAACTACATTTGAAGAAGTAAAATTAGATAAAATGCCAGAACGCATTATTGCTCTGGATTATGGCTTTTTAGATACACTTGATGCATTAGGTGTTGAAGGAATCGTAGGCGTAGCTGCTGGTGGCGGTAAAGGAAATATGCCAGCGCATTTAAAAGAAAAATATGTTGCTGAGGGTGTTGCCGATGTTGGTACACTAAAGCAAATCGATTTTGAAGCAGTAGCAGCTGCTGAGCCGGATGTTATTTTCATCTCTGGTCGTCAAACACCATTTTATGAACAATTAAAAGAAATCACACCTAACGTTATTTTCATTGGTTCTGACAATGATAATTACATAGAGGCTGTATATGAAACAGTTGATTTAGCAGCTCAAATCTTTGATAAAGAAGAAAAAGGCAAAGAATTGAAAGCTTCATTACAAGAAAAAGTTGATGCAGTAAAAGAAAAAGCTGCTGGTTATGAAAATGCATTGGTAGCGATGTACAATGACAAGAAAATCTCCGGTTTCGACAATGGTGAAGATTCACGTTTCGCATATGTATATAATGACTTTGGCTTCAAGCCAGCAACAACTGATATCGAAGCATCTTCCCACGGTTCTGATTTCTCTTATGAGTCAATCCTTTCTGTTGATCCAGAAGTATTGTTAATTATCGACCGTACTGCTTCTGATGTAGAAACAATTAAAAAAGATATTGAAAATGATATTATCAAAAAAACCAGTGCTTACAAAGAAGGCAAAATTGTCTACTTAGACGGTGTTAACTGGTACTTCTCAAGTAACGGTGTAACGACTGAAGCAGAAAAATTAGATGAAATCTTAAATGAATTAAAATAA
- a CDS encoding acyl-CoA dehydrogenase family protein, which translates to MITYELTPHQSQVKEVVHWFAENEMRPVSMIADQLKKVPDDWLDKVNLLGISLSMSSFGESNDDKKKKDFKKAKERQGNRLGVIASEELGWGDCAIALTLPGPGLGGPPVQHSGTPEQKERFLSIFSRDEKPKWGAYALTEPEAGSDVSGLQTTAVKVDGGYVINGQKIFITNGKRASWVVVFATVDRNLGRAGHRAFVIEKGTPGFSCSRLAEKMGLRASETAELVFEDCFVPDENLLGGEEAYVNKANGSGGFRVAMKTFDNTRPIIAAMATGIARASYEYTLDFVKREYPQHGNHYHQALRLFSEMQQKIQGARLLTWEAAWKADLGKANAKEAAMCKAYGGKIALEVTSACQEILGPYGLEGHLVEKLYRDAKIYDIFEGTNQIQQLIIARHLYEPYGLRV; encoded by the coding sequence ATGATCACATACGAGTTGACGCCACATCAAAGTCAAGTTAAGGAAGTGGTCCATTGGTTTGCTGAAAATGAAATGCGACCGGTATCCATGATTGCCGATCAATTAAAGAAAGTACCGGATGATTGGCTGGATAAAGTAAATCTACTCGGAATTTCTTTAAGCATGTCTTCTTTTGGAGAGTCCAATGATGATAAAAAGAAAAAAGATTTTAAAAAAGCGAAGGAGCGCCAAGGAAATCGATTGGGAGTCATTGCCTCTGAGGAATTAGGCTGGGGAGATTGCGCGATTGCCTTGACGCTACCCGGGCCAGGGCTTGGAGGTCCGCCTGTTCAGCATAGCGGCACACCGGAACAAAAGGAACGTTTTTTATCCATTTTCTCCAGAGATGAGAAACCGAAGTGGGGAGCATATGCTTTGACTGAACCAGAGGCAGGTTCTGATGTATCCGGTTTACAGACGACAGCTGTTAAAGTGGACGGCGGTTATGTGATAAACGGGCAGAAGATATTTATTACAAATGGCAAAAGAGCTTCCTGGGTTGTTGTATTTGCTACGGTAGACCGCAATTTAGGTAGGGCTGGTCACCGGGCATTTGTTATAGAAAAAGGTACACCCGGCTTCTCATGCTCGAGATTGGCGGAAAAAATGGGTCTTCGTGCTTCTGAAACAGCAGAACTTGTGTTTGAGGATTGCTTTGTTCCGGATGAAAACCTTTTAGGTGGAGAAGAGGCCTATGTCAATAAAGCGAATGGATCAGGTGGCTTCAGGGTTGCTATGAAAACATTCGACAACACAAGACCCATAATAGCAGCCATGGCTACCGGAATTGCAAGAGCGTCCTATGAATATACATTGGATTTTGTAAAAAGAGAATATCCTCAGCACGGCAATCATTATCATCAAGCCCTGAGACTCTTCTCAGAGATGCAGCAAAAAATTCAGGGAGCTCGTCTGTTAACCTGGGAAGCTGCCTGGAAAGCAGATTTGGGAAAAGCGAATGCAAAAGAAGCAGCCATGTGTAAGGCCTATGGTGGAAAGATTGCTTTGGAGGTTACTTCAGCCTGTCAGGAAATACTCGGTCCATATGGTCTTGAGGGACATCTAGTCGAGAAATTATATCGTGACGCAAAAATTTATGACATTTTTGAAGGGACTAATCAAATTCAGCAATTAATTATTGCGCGTCATCTGTATGAACCATATGGTCTTCGTGTGTAA